In Penaeus vannamei isolate JL-2024 chromosome 14, ASM4276789v1, whole genome shotgun sequence, one DNA window encodes the following:
- the kek1 gene encoding leucine-rich repeat-containing protein 4C: protein MASVCKSSVALLLVTLLIAAATVVSSCPPVCTCKWKNGKQAVECKNQGLASLPADVHTDTQVLDMSGNNLHTLPKSVFSWASLINLQKIYLRDCKISFVEPTAFLQLTNLVELDLSENLLTEVPALAFSHTPALRELHLRGNRIHKIFRDSFSHTPSLVRLDLSYAGVRNIAAPAFESLSLLEKLKLQGNQLSELAPETVKSLERLHGIELHGNPWMCDCRALPLWRLLEEHDVPHPVSPSCHAPSRVVSNTFHSLSEEDFACPPQMLPVSRRVEGVAGENASVACRVGGQPPPQVVWYKGEAPVVNGSVVGLGPQRLYVITEGKKDIVSRLVITGAQETDSGTLRCVAMNSAGSATANFTLAVTMRAAAQAKLDSGHIAGISVGLVVLALVVLVVGFLFLARTRSHSSPTPVKESPTTPTSGGTSPNEPNPIQKPPRLTDLKGSPGTYGTPALGNPDVISEAERAVRAVNGHLPNGSVQNVTGTGDYTRVEGDSLYPSGLWPEDSAHDGVEGTERSSVIHEHFNPGYMVNDLGSEGYGPVHSTPYRPGYDTQEEFDPQIYGYPADYGLPIPEAGSRTLHPFQDSMVDLRGSRDDLSSRADIYSSRQNTYTTRPDIFESQQDIYSTGHDAKDTQDLYGRTGRPPVYGYRQEIYGPREDVAEGAESPANASGPPGERPWVPGSQAPPHARGGVAVLPPLPNGIANRIKSRDSPDEGYQEGTEV from the coding sequence ATGGCGTCGGTGTGTAAAAGTAGTGTAGCGTTGCTGCTGGTGACACTGCTGATTGCAGCAGCAACAGTTGTCTCGTCGTGCCCCCCTGTCTGTACTTGCAAATGGAAGAATGGCAAACAGGCCGTGGAATGCAAGAACCAGGGCTTGGCAAGCCTTCCCGCCGATGTGCACACCGACACGCAAGTTCTGGACATGTCAGGAAACAATCTACACACCCTTCCGAAGAGTGTGTTCTCGTGGGCGAGTCTCATTAACCTGCAGAAGATCTACCTACGAGACTGCAAGATCAGTTTTGTGGAGCCCACAGCGTTCTTGCAGCTGACGAATCTGGTAGAGCTGGATCTAAGCGAAAATTTGCTGACGGAAGTACCTGCACTCGCCTTCTCACACACGCCTGCCCTTAGAGAACTCCATCTTAGAGGCAACAGAATTCATAAGATTTTCAGGGACAGTTTCTCTCACACTCCGTCTCTCGTCCGCCTTGATCTAAGTTATGCTGGGGTTAGAAACATCGCAGCTCCAGCCTTTGAATCTTTATCACTCCTGGAGAAGTTAAAGCTCCAGGGGAACCAGCTGTCTGAGCTTGCACCGGAAACTGTGAAGAGTCTAGAGCGTCTGCATGGAATCGAACTACATGGTAATCCCTGGATGTGTGACTGTCGGGCCCTTCCGCTCTGGCGACTCCTGGAGGAACACGACGTGCCCCATCCCGTCTCGCCATCGTGTCACGCCCCGAGCCGGGTCGTGAGCAACACCTTCCACAGTCTGAGTGAGGAAGACTTCGCCTGCCCACCACAGATGCTGCCAGTGAGCCGCCGCGTCGAGGGAGTTGCAGGGGAAAACGCGTCTGTTGCTTGCCGAGTTGGAGGTCAACCTCCACCTCAAGTGGTGTGGTATAAAGGTGAAGCTCCTGTGGTGAATGGTTCTGTGGTAGGACTGGGACCGCAGCGACTCTACGTCATAACGGAAGGCAAAAAAGATATAGTTAGCCGCTTGGTGATCACGGGGGCCCAGGAGACAGACTCCGGAACACTGCGATGTGTTGCTATGAATTCTGCAGGTTCTGCAACGGCGAACTTCACTTTAGCAGTGACCATGAGGGCAGCTGCCCAGGCTAAGCTAGACTCAGGTCACATAGCTGGCATATCTGTAGGACTTGTGGTGTTAGCGTTGGTTGTACTTGTAGTAGGATTTTTGTTCCTTGCTCGAACCAGGTCACACTCCTCCCCAACACCTGTAAAAGAGTCCCCAACCACACCTACGTCAGGTGGCACATCACCCAATGAACCCAACCCTATACAGAAGCCACCTCGGCTAACAGACCTGAAAGGCTCACCGGGAACGTATGGCACGCCCGCGCTAGGTAACCCTGACGTGATCAGCGAAGCGGAGAGGGCTGTTCGTGCTGTTAATGGTCACCTGCCCAACGGGTCCGTCCAAAACGTCACGGGGACAGGTGATTACACCCGCGTCGAAGGAGACTCACTATACCCGAGTGGTCTGTGGCCTGAGGATTCTGCCCACGACGGCGTCGAGGGCACTGAGAGGTCCAGTGTGATTCACGAACACTTCAACCCCGGCTACATGGTCAACGATCTCGGTAGTGAAGGTTATGGGCCTGTGCATTCTACACCGTACCGACCCGGATATGATACTCAGGAGGAATTTGATCCACAGATTTATGGATATCCTGCAGACTATGGTCTTCCTATCCCTGAGGCTGGTTCCCggaccctccaccccttccaggACTCCATGGTAGATCTGCGAGGATCGCGTGACGACCTCTCCTCCCGAGCAGATATTTACTCCTCCAGACAGAATACGTACACCACCAGACCAGACATTTTTGAATCTCAGCAAGACATTTACAGCACGGGCCACGATGCCAAGGACACCCAAGATCTCTACGGCAGAACAGGCCGCCCTCCCGTCTACGGGTATCGTCAAGAAATCTACGGACCTCGCGAGGACGTGGCCGAGGGCGCGGAGAGTCCCGCGAACGCCTCAGGTCCTCCAGGAGAGCGACCTTGGGTTCCAGGGTCTCAGGCTCCCCCTCACGCTCGGGGGGGCGTCGCTGTGCTGCCTCCTCTCCCCAATGGCATCGCCAACCGCATCAAGTCCCGGGACTCGCCAGACGAAGGCTACCAAGAGGGCACCGAGGTTTAG